One genomic window of Pseudokineococcus lusitanus includes the following:
- the nucS gene encoding endonuclease NucS, whose amino-acid sequence MRLVVARCSVDYVGRLTAHLPLATRLLMVKADGSVLVHSDGGSYKPLNWMSPPCTLTTAPAEGPHADAGAVETWRVASTKTDDQLLVAVHEVLSDTSVDLGVDPGLVKDGVEAHLQRLLAEQIEELGAGHTLVRREYPTAIGPVDILCKDAAGLVVAVEIKRRGDIDGVEQLTRYLELLNRDPLLAPVAGVFAAQEIRPQARVLAEDRGIRCVVLDYDAMRGVDDPTTRLF is encoded by the coding sequence GTGAGGCTCGTCGTCGCCCGGTGCTCCGTGGACTACGTGGGACGGCTGACCGCCCACCTGCCGCTGGCCACGCGCCTGCTCATGGTCAAGGCGGACGGCAGCGTCCTCGTGCACTCCGACGGCGGCTCGTACAAGCCGCTCAACTGGATGAGCCCGCCCTGCACGCTCACGACGGCGCCCGCCGAGGGTCCCCACGCCGACGCCGGCGCGGTCGAGACGTGGCGGGTGGCGAGCACGAAGACCGACGACCAGCTCCTCGTCGCCGTCCACGAGGTCCTCTCGGACACGAGCGTCGACCTCGGCGTCGACCCGGGCCTCGTCAAGGACGGCGTGGAGGCGCACCTGCAGCGGCTGCTGGCCGAGCAGATCGAGGAGCTCGGCGCGGGCCACACCCTCGTGCGCCGCGAGTACCCGACGGCCATCGGGCCCGTCGACATCCTCTGCAAGGACGCGGCCGGGCTCGTCGTCGCCGTGGAGATCAAGCGGCGCGGCGACATCGACGGCGTCGAGCAGCTGACCCGCTACCTCGAGCTGCTCAACCGCGACCCCCTGCTCGCGCCCGTCGCCGGCGTCTTCGCGGCGCAGGAGATCCGGCCGCAGGCCCGGGTGCTGGCCGAGGACCGGGGCATCCGCTGCGTCGTCCTCGACTACGACGCGATGCGCGGGGTCGACGACCCGACGACACGGCTCTTCTGA
- a CDS encoding organic hydroperoxide resistance protein, which produces MSEKTPSKIVYTAAVTSSGGRKDGRAVSEDGVLDVRLNAPKETGGPGTGTNPEQLFAAGYAACFTGALGLAGKEQGVDASAAEVRAEVGLGPEGESYAITAALTVRVPGLDVEAAQRLADRTHQLCPYSKAIAGNVPVTITALAG; this is translated from the coding sequence ATGAGCGAGAAGACGCCCTCGAAGATCGTGTACACCGCCGCCGTCACGTCCAGCGGCGGCCGCAAGGACGGCCGGGCCGTCTCAGAGGACGGCGTCCTCGACGTCCGGCTCAACGCCCCCAAGGAGACCGGCGGGCCGGGGACCGGCACCAACCCCGAGCAGCTCTTCGCCGCCGGCTACGCCGCGTGCTTCACCGGCGCCCTGGGCCTGGCCGGCAAGGAGCAGGGCGTCGACGCGAGCGCCGCCGAGGTGCGCGCCGAGGTCGGTCTCGGCCCGGAGGGCGAGAGCTACGCCATCACCGCGGCGCTCACGGTCCGCGTGCCGGGGCTCGACGTCGAGGCCGCCCAGCGCCTGGCCGACCGCACCCACCAGCTCTGCCCGTACTCCAAGGCGATCGCGGGCAACGTCCCGGTGACGATCACCGCCCTCGCGGGCTGA